TCTTGAGCGATTGGGTCGGAGCGATACAATTCTAGAGGAGAGAATATGAATAGAAACTTTGTACCGAGCAACCTGAATCCTGACGACAGCCGCGCCGTCGCCGACTTATACAGAACCCTTTTGCAGCGCGAAATCCCCGTCGATTCCGCAAAGCTCCGCCAGTGGATTCTGGACTGGAGCGAACTCGAATCCGTGCTGGGCGAAGTCAGCTGCCGCCGCTACGTGGCCATGACCTGCAATACCGCCGACGCGGATGCGGCCAAGGCCTACGAGGATTTCGTCGAGAACATCCAGCCCATCATGAACGAGTACGACGACAAGCTCAACAAGAAGCTCGTGGCGCACCCGGCAAAAGATGCGCTCAAGGGCGAATTCGGCGAATGGTTCAAGAGCGTACAAGTTTCGCTGGACCTGTTCTCCCCCGAAAACATCCCACTCGAAACGGAAGAGAACAAGGAAATCCAGGCATACCAGAAAATTACCGGAGGCATGAGCGTCGAATTCGAAGGCGAAACGAAGACGATGCAGCAGATGGCCGCCTACATGGAACGCACGGACCGCGAGCTCCGCGAACGCGCATGGCGCACGATGTGGGAACGCCGCCTCCAGGACAAGGAAGCGCTCGACAATTCCTTCGACAACCTTTTCTCCATCCGCAAAAAGATTGCGAAGAACGCGCACTGCAAGGACTTTATCGACTACATATTCCTCGCGAAGCACCGCTTTGACTACACGCCCGCCGACTGCGAGGCCTTCCACGAAAGCATCGAGAAGCTCGTCCTCCCGATGCAGAAGGAGATGTACAAGAAGCGTGCTCAAAAAATGGGACTCGATAAACTGCGCCCGTGGGACTTGAGCGTAGACCCGCAGAACCGCGCGCCGCTCAAGCCGTACAGCACGGGCGACGAACTCATCGAGAAGGTGGACCAGATTTTCGAGAGCATCCACACGCAGGCAGGCAAGTGGGCCCGCGAGATGCAGGCGAAAAAGCTCATCGACCCGGATTCCAGGCTCGGCAAGGCACCCGGCGGATACCAGATCGGTTTCGACGAGAGCCGCCTCCCCTTCATCTTCATGAATTCCGCTTGCACGGACCGCGATATTTACACGCTCCTGCACGAATCGGGCCATTCGTTCCACCAGTTCGCGCTTGCCGACCAGCCGATTTTCCCGTACCGCGACGTACCGGCGGAATTTGCCGAAGTGGCGAGCATGAGCATGGAACTCATCGGCATGTCGAACCTGAAGCCGTTCTATGGCGACAACAGCGAAGCAATCGCCCGCAGCATCGCAGGCGAACTCGAAGACGTCATCTGGCTGTTCCCGTGGGTAGCAAGCGTCGACAGCTTCCAGCACAGGCTCTACAACTTCCCCACCCATACGGCGGAAGACCGCAGCGACATCTGGGACGAAATCATGGACCGTTACGACGCCGGAGTGGATTACAGCGGGCTCGAAGCCGTGCGCCGCAACCTCTGGCAGAAGCAGCTCCACATTTTCGAATGCCCGTTCTACTACATCGAGTACGGAATCGCCCAGATCGGGGCCCTGCAGGTGTGGGCGAACTTCAAGAAAGACCCGAAAAAGGCCATCGACGACCTGTTCAAGGCCGAAAGTCTCGGGAGCAGCCGCCCCGTCAGGGAACTTTTTGCCGCCGCGAACATCAAGTTCGACTTCAAACCGCAGACTCTTGAACCCCTGATGCAGGTCGTTTGGGACGAAATCAGCAAGATGTAGCCCCCAATGCAAGGCAAAACCTAATTTTTTTGAAAAAAATGCTTAAAAAAGGCCAAAATCGGTTGACAGACAAACTGAAAATTGATATATTTGGCCTCACATCCTGGAGGGATGGCCGAGTGGTTGAAGGCGCACGCTTGGAAAGCGTGTTTACTTTACGGTAACGAGGGTTCGAATCCCTCTCCCTCTTCTAAAATTTTTCGGAGGTACCCCGATGTCCGACCAGAGAGTCTATCTTGACGATATCTATGCT
The sequence above is a segment of the Fibrobacter sp. genome. Coding sequences within it:
- a CDS encoding M3 family oligoendopeptidase, which gives rise to MNRNFVPSNLNPDDSRAVADLYRTLLQREIPVDSAKLRQWILDWSELESVLGEVSCRRYVAMTCNTADADAAKAYEDFVENIQPIMNEYDDKLNKKLVAHPAKDALKGEFGEWFKSVQVSLDLFSPENIPLETEENKEIQAYQKITGGMSVEFEGETKTMQQMAAYMERTDRELRERAWRTMWERRLQDKEALDNSFDNLFSIRKKIAKNAHCKDFIDYIFLAKHRFDYTPADCEAFHESIEKLVLPMQKEMYKKRAQKMGLDKLRPWDLSVDPQNRAPLKPYSTGDELIEKVDQIFESIHTQAGKWAREMQAKKLIDPDSRLGKAPGGYQIGFDESRLPFIFMNSACTDRDIYTLLHESGHSFHQFALADQPIFPYRDVPAEFAEVASMSMELIGMSNLKPFYGDNSEAIARSIAGELEDVIWLFPWVASVDSFQHRLYNFPTHTAEDRSDIWDEIMDRYDAGVDYSGLEAVRRNLWQKQLHIFECPFYYIEYGIAQIGALQVWANFKKDPKKAIDDLFKAESLGSSRPVRELFAAANIKFDFKPQTLEPLMQVVWDEISKM